One Festucalex cinctus isolate MCC-2025b chromosome 1, RoL_Fcin_1.0, whole genome shotgun sequence genomic region harbors:
- the LOC144019426 gene encoding uncharacterized protein LOC144019426 isoform X21, whose amino-acid sequence MPRGKAYHRSESNRWKLSERPFDLELRKPRTYARRGTGYRHKVQEWPISTLTGRSHKLVIPAESPDKKFVLLIGDSHLRSIADGYVEMPKGYLDFGVMSTPGANAAELTVEVEHADVPTPDVVCLLAPSNNLTASRTPEEAGVDFYKLLFTVSNRWPNKVFVLDFPPRLNVDVAQQDFFRQEFHRISVRMGIKYLSTVASFPLTKLKLWSKDGVHLSDDHGMNILAQLIWDGANQQLARPASPSTTEGLSRPPSPTFTPKIVVKGKTVVPRGLDPFKWILVGPGGKRKQDEKLERSRGVACKKIKIEEEEEEIVLKECFIPLTPVWFSGEMLEAMNQLVPADLSSRVERRVVPKVVPKGKKEALIAKYGPRVTASKRTLANSQRKLKQSCDVRHKKRKFQHEDVLKECFIPLTRVPLSSATLDAMDEAVPKQSWADVVRYGRRVGASKSLTAQATQSPVVDESLASSSTANEILQEEATQSPVVDESLSSSSTANEALQEEATQSPVVDDSLSSSNTAKEALQEEATQSPVVDESLASSSTANEALQEELQSKEVSHMQHTPRISPKSIQTKTTGDANKSVRFVLESDITLESLLTDLNTSESHSYTEGSNINPISFGHDRCLNGSFHQGDSRLNHPGKQCMAIAYVGLAKHTISSVFSWCSTDLDEVVVLGDSLYTWLRNNNKISGSNDYLNGDELPKQLVLEGKKIQFENVIIAQGFLSMVNKTKIEEGGGVTLLGGLRTICDEVEACLLTMGCYTSAIICQNGQYAVLDSHARSACGMPDTGGKSVIVYFSRLQDVYGHICNLIKMTCEGQTLFEFSGLRVEQTGSYEKSIEGLEIIVLDSPLLMKSSMSLRTNISKTLKSHDDASFNANVLKSHNSTTLNADVLKSHDATALNTDVQFVGNMPYRNMEISSKIIQRETTIAHTNGSNDNFHPMSLGAPSVSSDGHEETVSQQRKMSLRSSVSKTLKSHDAASLDADIQFVGCVTSKTMQFEPIGKETALAICTRLKLEFEKPDAPESATVGLLGIPCQKEKIVNDGNCFFRAVAQAVSGSQKNHRKIRLAVVKQMESNAVKYKTFLRREYSSVEEYIKKSKMRNVGSWATEVEIQAAADCLGVNIFTYLHDKWLQYSSNSKQGIYLENCNGNHYETVICVHNAQLQSCYGFCKVETSDAKAYNFRWQNIIPASCINLETKTIDTAETIANNYSKYLMEKYKHQKKMKYQDNMLHRQNVRDMSMKAYHQNPEKKKEISMKAYHQNPDKKRKISMKAYHQNPDKKRKISMKAYYQNPDKKRKISMKAYYQNPDKKRKISMKAYYQNPEKKKEISMKAYDQNPEKKKEISMKAYHQNPEKKKEISMKAYHQNPLLKEKKKERSINKYRQNTLHKGKVKEMSIKKYRQNTLHKEKVKEMSIKKYRQNTLHKEKVKEISIKKYRQNAFHKEKVKEMSIKKYRQNAFHKEKVKEMSIKKYRQNALHRQNVKLRSTNKYHNNPEHKKNVKVANKLRMQNFKEKLNQFDFVMENFLDKVKNGPEFVCSVCHRLMFKRQVSYCKRDHYKKMSSAIELIANKCITEEYLHKCNEDCVVPCKVLESARGQLWICFTCNSKIMKGEIPPECVINNLTVQPIPPKLSCLNSLEQHLIALHIPFMKMLALPKGGQNGVHGPVTCVPANIVQTNNLLPRSNMEGSLLPVKLKRKITYKGHYEYQFVDTMRIRQALQYLKQTNVHYKDIHFNEAWINEFCRKQDEVVENVNNTHVGSGEKSAGVEDELLHDRQQHCMFQDTCLMPVDIGQEALDQYFDNVLNLAPAEGNNPVKLLSDHTNEAKCFPVLFPQGQNTYYDSRPYRLTLARYFNNRILHADGRFAQNVEYIFFAQYMVEIEQVMSNVSIALRKGNKGQTCQRLSDDLLNNEESLKTLLQCDEGYRFLKPIRGTPAFWQKVQRDLIACVRQLGVPTWFCSFSSADLRWQTLLYSILKTEGRTQTVEDLEWADKCELLRHNPVAAARYFDFRWHIFLREVIMSDSNPIGKILDYFHRVEFQQRGSPHTHCFFWIFKAPQIDKNTDEEVCEFIDKYVTCELPSDDESLLDTVKSVQEHSKQHTKTCKKKGTDCRFHYPKPASLRTFICRCKTDEHGKTQCKCKEDNTANVAECTCENEGQKHPAPAKEIMKAIKTALSDKNASYNTVEDLFESLGIDQAMFEDAYQCISRNTHVVLKRDVNEVWVNPYNKSLLKCWNANMDIQFVIDAYACIVYIISYISKSEREMGLLLSNAQREAAKEGNISAKDALKNLGSVYLHNREVCAQEAVYRLTNMHLKECSRKVVFVPTGDNQVKMSLPLNVLRQKAASQNLTTEDMWMTSNVDRYQNRPNDLAFNDMCMATFASEYRVLSKNEKSKNRIKLNNDYGFITKRTRTKPAVVRYMRFSETKNPESFYQSMLQLFLPYRVEAQLKPPNCELFEQFYKNGQMMFSDGSRHSVKSVVDLNRSKFEIEANELETVQNMIDSDGVLENAWCELFPEQELERLECEEERKNKDQTVDEHVENIPDLAVSNQKIAHLEKRNNILSRSDGLALIRSLNETQLSVFYQIRQWCLEKVAGKNPDPLHVFITGGAGTGKSHLIKAIQYEATRLLSTLCRLPDNICVLITAPTGIAAYNLHASTIHHTFSIGKDCRLPYTPLGEEKLNSLRANYSDLQLLIIDEISMVDHKMLSYIHGRLRQIKQTGDLYPFGKVSVIAVGDFFQLPPVKGKPLYVDDVGFNLWFDRFRVVELTDIVRQKDHVFAELLNRIRTRSKGSPMLKTDIEALKRCETGEESTALHIFPTNKQVNEYNIQQLIKICPEYIEIGAQDFVLNKKNGKLELKSRHHANANDTCLAEKLLLGKDARVMLCKNVDVTDGLVNGVCGTVTHIVTSPNERFPQKVYVKFDDDQVGAQRRKQSAGSNPSVSMGSTAVEPEEERVTKQGGLRRQFPLKLAWACTIHKVQGITVDKVVVSLKKVFSAGQAYVALSRVTSLPGLVIQDFEDKALYCKDNIKDAIESMPKFLVENMTKPNLNTHTFSVFMMNVQNLPCHVADLVLRTQHLQLNCIAVTETWLPDAFSLETVKIDGYSFHSAPRSLAYSGNNPTLVALQQQQHGGVGMYVEHNTEYHILKLPNVNLECLAYQCVTYNILVAIIYRPPSYPMFLFKENFGKLLDWLDPLSNTIAIMGDFNEDLLKSSTIHKLVTDKGYTQLVTQPTTEKGTLIDHVYVKTTNYDVQSIVLPTYFSDHEGVLCSFTSK is encoded by the exons GAAGAGGCAGGAGTGGATTTCTACAAACTCCTTTTCACTGTCTCAAATCGTTGGCCTAATAAG GTGTTTGTTCTGGACTTTCCTCCGCGTCTTAACGTGGATGTGGCTCAACAGGATTTCTTCCGTCAGGAGTTTCATCGCATCTCAGTGCGAATGG ggatCAAGTACTTGTCTACTGTTGCGTCCTTCCCGTTGACGAAGTTGAAGCTGTGGAGCAAAGATGGT GTCCACTTGAGTGATGATCATGGGATGAACATCCTTGCACAGTTGATTTGGGATGGTGCCAATCag CAACTTGCAAGACCTGCATCACCATCCACCACAGAAGGTCTTTCAAGGCCACCATCACCAACATTTACTCCTAAGATTGTGGTGAAGGGAAAGACTGTGGTTCCGCGTGGACTTGACCCTTTCAAGTGGATTCTTGTTGGACCAGGCGGGAAG AGGAAACAAGATGAGAAACTTGAGCGCTCCCGTGGTGTGGCTTGCAAAAAGATCAAgattgaggaagaggaggaagag ATTGTGCTTAAGGAGTGTTTCATCCCTCTGACCCCAGTTTGGTTCAGTGGTGAAATGTTGGAAGCAATGAATCAGTTAGTTCCTGCAGATCTCTCGAGCCGTGTGGAGCGCAGAGTGGTTCCAAAAGTGGTTCCAAAGGGGAAAAAG gaAGCGTTGATTGCAAAATATGGCCCCAGGGTTACTGCTTCCAAGAGGACACTGGCAAATTCGCAG AGGAAACTTAAGCAGTCCTGCGATGTGCGCCACAAAAAGAGGAAGTTTCAGCACGAG GATGTGCTGAAGGAATGTTTCATCCCTCTGACCAGAGTTCCGCTCAGCAGTGCAACTTTGGATGCGATGGATGAGGCTGTTCCAAAG caatCTTGGGCAGATGTTGTACGATATGGCCGCAGGGTTGGTGCTTCCAAGAGTCTGACGGCACag gcaaCACAAAGCCCAGTGGTGGATGAGAGTCTGGCTTCTTCCAGTACTGCGAATGAGATtctgcaggaggag gcaaCACAAAGCCCAGTGGTCGATGAGAGTCTGTCTTCTTCCAGTACTGCGAATGAGGCtctgcaggaggag gcaaCACAAAGCCCAGTGGTGGATGACAGTCTGTCTTCTTCCAATACTGCGAAAGAGGCtctgcaggaggag gcaaCACAAAGCCCAGTGGTGGATGAGAGTCTGGCTTCTTCCAGTACTGCGAATGAGGCtctgcaggaggag TTGCAGAGCAAGGAGGTTTCCCACATGCAGCATACGCCCAGGATCAGTCCCAAGAGCATCCAAACTAAGACTACAGGTGACGCTAATAAATCTGTGCGCTTCGTTTTGGAGTCAGATATTACACTTGAATCACTGCTGACTGATTTGAATACATCTGAGAGTCATTCATACACTGAGGGTTCCAACATCAATCCAATTTCCTTTGGTCATGACAGATGTTTGAATGGATCTTTTCATCAGGGAGACAGTCGGTTGAACCATCCGGGCAAGCAGTGTATGGCTATAGCTTATGTGGGTCTAGCAAAGCACACGATTAGCAGTGTGTTTTCATGGTGCTCCACAGATTTAGACGAAGTTGTTGTTTTAGGTGACAGTTTGTACACGTGGTTgcgcaacaacaacaagatcAGCGGGTCTAATGATTATTTAAATGGTGACGAATTACCCAAGCAGCTTGTTCTTGAAGGAAAGAAAATTCagtttgaaaatgtaattataGCACAGGGTTTTCTATCCATGGTAAACAAAACCAAGATTGAGGAGGGTGGAGGTGTCACTCTTTTAGGTGGACTGCGTACGATTTGTGATGAAGTTGAGGCGTGTTTGCTGACAATGGGCTGTTATACATCTGCTATTATTTGTCAAAACGGACAATATGCAGTGTTGGATTCCCACGCCCGCAGCGCCTGTGGAATGCCAGATACTGGCGGTAAAAGTGTCATTGTTTACTTTAGTCGCCTTCAAGATGTTTATGGTCATATATGtaatttgatcaaaatgacctgtgaaggtcaaacattgttCGAGTTTTCAGGTTTGCGTGTTGAACAGACGGGCTCATATGAAAAGTCTATTGAGGGTCTTGAAATAATTGTATTGGATTCTCCTCTATTAATGAAATCAAGTATGTCATTGAGAACTAACATTTCAAAGACACTGAAAAGTCATGATGACGCTTCATTTAATGCAAATGTACTGAAAAGTCATAATTCCACTACACTTAATGCAGATGTACTAAAAAGTCATGATGCCACTGCACTTAATACAGACGTTCAGTTTGTGGGTAATATGCCTTATAGAAACATGGAAATCAGTTCCAAAATTATCCAAAGAGAGACCACTATTGCACACACTAATGGATCCAATGATAATTTCCATCCAATGTCCTTGGGAGCACCAAGTGTTTCTTCAGATGGTCATGAAGAGACTGTATCGCAACAACGTAAGATGTCATTGAGAAGTAGCGTTTCAAAGACATTGAAAAGTCATGATGCCGCTTCTCTCGATGCAGACATTCAGTTTGTGGGTTGTGTGACTTCTAAAACCATGCAGTTTGAGCCTATTGGTAAAGAAACTGCACTAGCAATATGTACACGGCTTAAATTGGAGTTTGAGAAACCGGATGCACCCGAGTCTGCAACTGTTGGTTTATTAGGAATCCCATGCCAAAAAGAGAAAATTGTGAATGATGGGAACTGTTTCTTTCGAGCAGTCGCTCAAGCTGTGAGTGGCTCACAAAAGAACCACAGAAAAATCAGACTAGCGGTTGTTAAACAAATGGAATCTAATGCAGTTaagtataaaacatttttaagacgCGAATACTCTTCAGTGGAagagtatataaaaaaatcaaaaatgcgAAACGTTGGTAGTTGGGCTACTGAAGTAGAGATCCAGGCAGCGGCAGATTGTTTAGGAgttaatatatttacatatttacatgACAAGTGGCTACAATATAGTTCAAACTCAAAACAGGGAATTTATTTGGAAAATTGCAACGGTAATCATTATGAAACAGTTATATGTGTACATAATGCTCAACTGCAGAGCTGTTACGGTTTCTGTAAAGTTGAAACATCCGACGCCAAAGCATACAATTTCCGGTGGCAAAATATAATCCCAGCTTCATGCATAAATTTAGAAACTAAGACAATAGACACTGCTGAGActattgccaataattattccAAGTACTTGATGGAGAAATACAAACatcaaaagaaaatgaaatatcAGGATAACATGTTGCACAGGCAAAATGTTAGGGACATGAGTATGAAGGCATATCAccaaaatccagaaaaaaagaaggaaatcaGTATGAAGGCATATCACCAAAATCCAGACAAAAAGCGGAAAATCAGTATGAAGGCATATCACCAAAATCCAGACAAAAAGCGGAAAATCAGTATGAAGGCATATTACCAAAATCCAGACAAAAAGCGGAAAATCAGTATGAAGGCATATTACCAAAATCCAGACAAAAAGCGGAAAATCAGTATGAAGGCATATTAccaaaatccagaaaaaaagaaggaaatcaGTATGAAGGCATATGAccaaaatccagaaaaaaagaaggaaatcaGTATGAAGGCATATCAccaaaatccagaaaaaaagaaggaaatcaGTATGAAGGCATATCACCAAAATCCTTtgcttaaagaaaaaaagaaagaaaggagcaTAAATAAATATCGCCAAAACACATTACATAAAggaaaagtgaaagaaatgagcATAAAGAAATATCGCCAAAACACATTACataaagaaaaagtgaaagaaatgagcATAAAGAAATATCGCCAAAACACATTACataaagaaaaagtgaaagaaataaGCATAAAGAAATATCGCCAAAACGCATTCCataaagaaaaagtgaaagaaatgagcATAAAGAAATATCGCCAAAACGCATTCCataaagaaaaagtgaaagaaatgagcATAAAGAAATATCGCCAAAACGCATTGCACAGGCAAAATGTCAAACTCAGAAGTACAAACAAATACCATAATAATCCTGAACAcaagaaaaatgtaaaagtaGCCAACAAATTGAGGATGcaaaattttaaagaaaagttAAATCAGTTTGATTTCGTGATGGAAAATTTTCTTGATAAAGTTAAAAATGGGCCAGAATTTGTGTGTAGTGTCTGCCATAGATTGATGTTTAAACGTCAGGTTTCATACTGTAAAAGGGATCATTATAAAAAAATGAGTAGCGCAATAGAGTTAATAGCAAACAAATGCATAACTGAAGAATATTTACACAAATGTAATGAGGACTGTGTAGTGCCATGCAAAGTGTTAGAGTCAGCTAGAGGGCAGCTTTGGATTTGCTTCACATGTAATAGTAAGATTATGAAAGGTGAAATACCTCCTGAATGCGTAATTAACAACTTGACAGTTCAACCAATTCCACCCAAATTATCATGTTTGAATAGCTTGGAACAACATTTGATTGCTTTACATATACCATTTATGAAAATGCTAGCATTACCTAAAGGCGGGCAAAATGGAGTACATGGACCAGTGACATGTGTTCCAGCAAATATTGTGCAAACAAACAACTTACTGCCTCGTTCTAATATGGAAGGGTCTTTATTGCCTGTAAAACTGAAGCGTAAGATAACATATAAAGGTCATTATGAATATCAATTTGTTGACACGATGCGCATACGACAGGcgttacagtatttaaaacaaacaaatgttcatTATAAAGATATACATTTTAATGAAGCCTGGATAAATGAGTTTTGTAGAAAACAGGACGAAGTTGTTGAAAATGTCAATAATACTCACGTTGGAAGTGGCGAAAAATCTGCAGGTGTTGAAGACGAGCTTTTGCATGATAGACAGCAACATTGTATGTTCCAAGACACCTGTCTAatgcctgttgatattggtcaggaAGCGCTCGATCAGTACTTTGACAATGTATTGAATTTGGCACCAGCAGAAGGGAATAATCCAGTTAAACTTCTTTCTGACCATACAAATGAAGCCAAATGCTTCCCAGTGCTATTTCCACAAGGGCAAAATACATACTATGATAGTAGACCATATCGACTTACACTGGCGCGTTACTTCAATAACAGAATTTTACATGCTGATGGTAGGTTTgcacaaaatgttgaatatatCTTTTTTGCCCAGTACATGGTTGAGATTGAACAGGTTATGTCTAATGTCTCCATAGCATTGCGCAAAGGAAACAAAGGTCAAACATGTCAAAGGCTGAGCGATGATCTGTTGAACAATGAAGAATCTTTGAAAACGTTATTGCAGTGTGATGAAGGTTATCGTTTCCTTAAACCTATAAGAGGTACCCCTGCTTTTTGGCAGAAAGTACAACGAGACCTGATTGCCTGTGTTCGTCAgcttggtgttcctacctggttttgttcattttcttcaGCTGATCTGCGATGGCAAACCCTtctctacagtattttgaaaacCGAAGGTAGAACACAGACAGTGGAAGACTTGGAATGGGCAGACAAATGTGAACTTCTGCGTCACAATCCTGTTGCTGCAGCAAGATATTTTGATTTTCGGTGGCATATCTTTTTGCGAGAGGTGATTATGTCAGATTCAAATCCAATTGGTAAAATCCTGGATTACTTTCATAGGGTGGAATTTCAACAACGTGGTTCACCTCATACTCATTGCTTTTTTTGGATTTTCAAAGCTCCACAGattgacaaaaacacagatgaagAAGTCTGTGAATTTATAGACAAATATGTAACGTGTGAATTACCTTCAGATGATGAGTCATTGTTAGACACAGTCAAATCTGTGCAGGAGCATTCAAAGCAACatacaaaaacgtgtaaaaagaAAGGCACAGATTGTCGTTTTCATTATCCCAAGCCAGCATCTCTTAGGACGTTTATTTGTCGATGCAAAACTGATGAACATGGCAAAACTCAATGCAAGTGTAAGGAAGACAACACAGCTAATGTAGCCGAATGTACATGTGAAAATGAAGGTCAGAAACATCCTGCCCCAGCAAAAGAAATTATGAAAGCAATTAAGACTGCTCTTTCTGATAAAAATGCAAGCTACAACACTGTTGAAGATTTGTTTGAAAGCCTCGGTATAGATCAAGCAATGTTTGAAGATGCATATCAATGCATTAGTCGAAATACACACGTTGTTCTGAAAAGGGATGTAAACGAGGTTTGGGTAAATCCTTACAACAAGTCACTGCTAAAATGTTGGAATGCAAACATGGACATACAGTTCGTTATTGATGCATACGCATGCATAGTATACATTATTTCTTACATTTCAAAGTCAGAACGAGAAATGGGACTACTGTTAAGTAATGCACAAAGAGAAGCAGCAAAAGagggaaatatttcagccaaggATGCCTTGAAAAATCTGGGCAGTGTGTACCTACATAACCGAGAGGTGTGCGCTCAAGAGGCAGTTTACCGCTTAACAAATATGCATCTGAAGGAATGCTCAAGGAAAGTTGTATTTGTACCAACAGGGGACAATCAAGTGAAAATGAGTTTGCCTTTAAATGTGTTAAGACAAAAGGCGGCATCACAAAATCTTACCACGGAAGACATGTGGATGACCAGTAATGTTGACCGGTATCAAAATAGACCAAATGACCTTGCATTTAACGATATGTGTATGGCGACATTTGCatcagaatatcgtgttttGAGTAAGAATGAGAAATCCAAAAACCGAATTAAACTAAACAATGATTATGGTTTCATCACTAAAAGAACACGTACAAAACCCGCAGTAGTTCGTTATATGCGCTTTTCTGAGACTAAAAATCCAGAGTCGTTTTATCAAAGCATGCTGCAGTTGTTTTTGCCATATCGGGTAGAAGCGCAGCTAAAACCTCCAAACTGTGAGTTATTTGAACAGTTTTATAAAAATGGTCAAATGATGTTCAGTGATGGTTCAAGACATTCTGTCAAGTCGGTTGTCGATTTGAACAGAAGTAAATTTGAAATTGAAGCAAATGAATTGGAAACTGTCCAGAATATGATTGATTCTGATGGGGTTTTAGAAAATGCCTGGTGTGAGCTGTTTCCTGAGCAAGAGCTAGAGCGGTTAGAATGTGAGGAGGAACGGAAAAACAAAGACCAGACCGTTGACGAACATGTAGAAAATATTCCTGATTTAGCTGTAAGTAACCAAAAAATTGCACATTTGGAAAAGCGAAATAACATCTTGAGCAGAAGTGACGGCTTGGCTTTAATTCGATCTctcaacgagacacagctgtcTGTTTTCTATCAGATTCGACAGTGGTGTTTAGAAAAGGTTGCAGGGAAAAATCCTGATCCATTACATGTATTCATTACAGGTGGTGCCGGGACAGGAAAAAGCCACCTAATAAAAGCTATTCAGTATGAAGCAACAAGATTGTTGTCAACACTCTGCCGCCTTCCTGACAACATTTGTGTTTTGATAACTGCTCCAACAGGAATTGCTGCATACAAtttgcatgcatcaactattcATCACACATTTAGCATCGGCAAAGATTGTCGCTTACCTTACACACCATTGGGGGAAGAAAAGCTCAACTCCTTACGTGCTAACTATAGTGATTTACAGCTGCTCATAATTGATGAAATATCAATGGTTGATCACAAAATGCTATCATACATTCATGGCAGATTAAgacaaattaaacaaaccggTGACCTTTACCCCTTTGGTAAAGTAAGCGTAATTGCTGTTGGAGATTTTTTCCAACTACCTCCAGTAAAAGGAAAACCTCTGTATGTAGATGATGTCGGTTTTAACTTGTGGTTTGATCGATTTAGAGTTGTGGAACTGACAGACATCGTCAGGCAGAAAGACCACGTGTTTGCCGAGTTGCTGAACAGAATAAGAACTCGTTCCAAAGGTTCCCCAATGTTAAAAACTGACATTGAAGCACTGAAACGGTGCGAAACTGGCGAAGAAAGCACAGCATTGCACATATTTCctacaaacaaacaagtaaACGAATACAACATTCAGCAGCTAATCAAAATTTGTCCTGAATATATCGAGATAGGTGCTCAGGATTTtgtacttaataaaaaaaacgggaaACTTGAGTTAAAAAGTCGACATCACGCTAACGCTAATGACACATGTTTGGCAGAAAAGTTATTGTTGGGAAAAGATGCACGCGTAATGTTGTGTAAGAACGTGGACGTTACTGATGGTCTGGTTAATGGCGTATGTGGAACTGTAACACATATTGTTACTTCTCCGAATGAGAGGTTTCCTCAAAAAGTGTATGTGAAATTTGATGATGATCAAGTTGGTGCACAGAGGAGGAAACAATCTGCAGGTTCCAATCCATCTGTTTCAATGGGTTCCACTGCTGTTGAACCAGAGGAAGAACGGGTCACAAAACAAGGTGGTTTGCGCCGACAATTTCCTCTTAAACTTGCCTGGGCTTGCACAATACATAAAGTACAAGGAATTACAGTTGACAAAGTTGTAGTGTCCctcaaaaaagtattttctgcaGGACAGGCATATGTGGCTCTAAGTCGTGTTACCAGTCTGCCCGGGTTGGTAATTCAAGATTTTGAAGATAAAGCTCTCTATTGCAAGGATAACATTAAGGATGCAATTGAGAGTATGCCCAAATTCCTGgttgaaaacatgacaaaacccAATCTCAACACGCATACTTTTTCTGTGTTTATGATGAATGTGCAAAATTTGCCTTGTCATGTTGCAGATTTAGTATTGCGCACACAGCATTTGCAGCTTAACTGTATTGCTGTTACAGAAACATGGCTACCTGATGCTTTTTCATTGGAAACCGTGAAAATTGATGGTTACAGTTTTCATAGCGCACCACGCAGTTTGGCATACAGTGGCAACAACCCCACTTTGGTTGctttgcaacaacaacaacatggtgGTGTTGGCATGTATGTTGAACACAATACAGAATATCACATTCTCAAACTACCAAATGTCAATTTGGAGTGTTTGGCTTACCAATGTgttacatacaacatattggtGGCAATCATTTATCGACCACCATCATatcccatgtttttatttaaagaaaattttGGCAAGTTACTTGATTGGCTCGATCCTCTCAGTAACACAATTGCGATCATGGGAGATTTTAATGAAGACCTTCTGAAATCATCCACAATCCACAAATTGGTAACAGACAAAGGATACACTCAGCTTGTCACACAACCCACAACAGAAAAAGGTACACTAATTGATCATGTGTATGTTAAAACAACAAATTATGATGTACAATCAATTGTGTTACCGACGTATTTCAGTGATCACGAAGGGGTTTTATGTTCGTTTACAAGTAAATGA